The stretch of DNA TCATAGTGGGCGAGCGCCACGTCCGGATCTTCCCGCTCACCGCTAAACCGCGCGCGGACCACGACGAAGAACATCGGAATCATGAAAATGGCGAGGAACGTCGCGGTCAGCATCCCGCCGACCACGCCGGTGCCAATCGAATGCTGGCTGGCCGAACCGGCGCCGTTACTGATCGCAAGTGGCAACACGCCAAGAATGAACGCCAGCGAAGTCATCAGAATAGGACGCAGCCGCTGCCGCGCTGACTCAAGCGCAGCCTCGACAGGCCCCATGCCCTGACCTTCTTGCAGATCCCGGGCGAACTCCACGATCAGAATCGCGTTTTTCGCCGAAAGCCCCACGGTGGTCAACAACCCCACCTGGAAGAACACATCGTTTTCCAAACCGCGCAGCGTGGCTGCAAGCAGCGCGCCCAAGATCCCAAGCGGCACCACCATGATCACCGAGAACGGAATCGACCAGCTTTCATACAGCGCAGCCAGACACAGGAACACGACGAGAATCGAGATGCCGTACAAAAACGGCGCCTGCGAACCCGACTGGCGCTCCTGCAACGACAACCCGGTCCATTCATAGCCAATCCCGGCGGGCAGTTTCGCCGCCAGCGCTTCCATCGCCGCCATCGCCTGCCCGGTCGACTTGCCCGGCGCTGCGGCACCCTGGATTTCGACCGCTGAAATACCGTTGTAGCGCTCAAGCTTGGGTGAACCGTAGGTCCATGCGCCCTTCGCAAACGAAGTGAATGGCACCATGCTCCCCGTCGCGTTGCGCACATACCAGTCGTCCAGATTCTCTGGATTCATGCGGAATGGTGCATCGCCCTGGAGATAGACCTTCTTGATCCGGTGATCGGTATCGAGGAAGTTGTTCACATATTGCGAGGCCCATGCAATCGAGAACGTCTGGTCGATCGCGGCCAGCGACACACCCAGCGCCGAGGCTTTTTCGTGGTCGATCGACACCTTGAACTGCGGCGTATCGCTCAGGCCGTTTGGCCGCACCTGGGCGAGCATCGGATCTTTCGCCGCCATACCCAGCAACTGGTTACGCGCGGCCATCAGCGCCACGTGCCCCAAGCCGGCGCGGTCCTCCAACTCGAAGTCAAAGCCCGATGCGGTGCCCAGCTCAGGAATGGAAGGCGGATTGACCGGATACACCATCGCATCCTTGTAGCTGCCGAAATGCTTGAACACCCGGCCTACTAGCGCTTGCACCTTCTCGTCGGCCTTTTGCCGCTGGGCATAATCCTTCATCCGCACGAACACGAGGCCCGCGTTCTGGCCACGACCCGCGAAGCTGAAGCCATTCACGGTAAAAGTAGAGTCAACGATATTGCCTTCGGACTTCAGCATATAGTTGGACACATCGTCCAGCACCCGCTCGGTGCGCTCCTGGGTCGAGCCGGGAGGCGTCTGCACCAGCACGAACATCAGGCCCTGGTCTTCATCGGGCAGGAACGACTTCGGCAGGCGCACGAACAGCAGCCCCACGGCGACGATCACCACGAGATAAATGATCAGCCAGCGGCCCGAACGTTTGATCACGTGATGCACGCCCACGTGATACTTGTCGCGGCTGCGCTCGAAGTTGCGGTTAAACCAGCCGAAGAAGCCTTTTTTCTCTTCGTGATGACCCGGTGGAATTGGCTTGAGAATGGTCGCGCACAGCGCCGGGGTAAGAATCATGGCCACCAGCACCGACAGCACCATCGCGGCAACGATGGTCAGCGAGAACTGGCGATAAATCGCCCCCACCGAACCGCCCGAAAGCGCCACCGGCACAAACACGGCTGAAAGCACGAGCGCCACACCCACCAATGCCCCGGTGATCTGCTCCATCGCCTTGCGTGTTGCATCGCGTGGCGAGAGACCTTCCTCGCTCATCACCCGCTCGACGTTTTCGACCACCACGATCGCATCGTCGACCAGCAACCCAATCGCCAGCACCAGCCCGAACATCGATAACGTATTGATCGAGAAACCCACCACGCCCATGACCGCAAACGTGCCCATCAGCACCACCGGCACGGCGATCGTCGGGATCAGCGTGGCACGCAGGTTTTGCAGGAACAGGTACATCACGAGGAACACCAGCACGATGCCTTCAATCAGCGTCTTGACCACTTCCTCGATCGACAGGCGCACGAACGGGGTCGTGTCATACGGGTACTTCACGGCGAAACCGTGCGGGAAGTTCTTCGACAACTCGTCGATCTTGGCCCGCACGTTATTGGCCGTTTGCAGCGCATTCGCGCCAGTTGCCAACTGAATACCGAACCCTGCCGTCGGCTGGCCGTTGTACTTGGTGTCGAAGTTGTAGTTTTCGCCACCCAGCTCGACGCGTGCAACGTCCTTGATGCGCACTTGCGAGCCATCGGTATTGACCTTCAGCAGCACATTCTCAAACTGAGTCGGCGTGGTCAGCAGTGTCGCTTCGCTGATGGTGGCCTGCAGCATCTGGCCTGGTACCGAAGGCGTGCCGCCGAGCGAACCGCCCGCCACCTGGACGTTCTGTGCCTGCAACGCATTTTGCACGTCGATCGGCGTCAAGCCGAAGTTGGTGAGCTTGCTGGCGTCAAGCCAGATCCGCATCGCATACTGCGAACCAAACAGCGTAACCGTTCCCACCCCATCCAGACGGCTGACCGGATCCTGAATGTTCGACGCGACGTAGTTCGCCAGGTCGTACTTGTTCATGGTGCCGTCTTCGGACACGAAAGCCATCACCAGCAAGAAGCTGCTGC from Paraburkholderia hayleyella encodes:
- a CDS encoding efflux RND transporter permease subunit, which codes for MAKFFIDRPIFAWVIAIILILAGVASIFTLPIAQYPTIAPPSVQITATYPGASATTVENTVTQVIEQQMSGLDHLLYLSSTSDDSGIATITLTFAAGTNPDIAQVQVQNKLQLATPLLPEAVQRLGTKVTKSSSSFLLVMAFVSEDGTMNKYDLANYVASNIQDPVSRLDGVGTVTLFGSQYAMRIWLDASKLTNFGLTPIDVQNALQAQNVQVAGGSLGGTPSVPGQMLQATISEATLLTTPTQFENVLLKVNTDGSQVRIKDVARVELGGENYNFDTKYNGQPTAGFGIQLATGANALQTANNVRAKIDELSKNFPHGFAVKYPYDTTPFVRLSIEEVVKTLIEGIVLVFLVMYLFLQNLRATLIPTIAVPVVLMGTFAVMGVVGFSINTLSMFGLVLAIGLLVDDAIVVVENVERVMSEEGLSPRDATRKAMEQITGALVGVALVLSAVFVPVALSGGSVGAIYRQFSLTIVAAMVLSVLVAMILTPALCATILKPIPPGHHEEKKGFFGWFNRNFERSRDKYHVGVHHVIKRSGRWLIIYLVVIVAVGLLFVRLPKSFLPDEDQGLMFVLVQTPPGSTQERTERVLDDVSNYMLKSEGNIVDSTFTVNGFSFAGRGQNAGLVFVRMKDYAQRQKADEKVQALVGRVFKHFGSYKDAMVYPVNPPSIPELGTASGFDFELEDRAGLGHVALMAARNQLLGMAAKDPMLAQVRPNGLSDTPQFKVSIDHEKASALGVSLAAIDQTFSIAWASQYVNNFLDTDHRIKKVYLQGDAPFRMNPENLDDWYVRNATGSMVPFTSFAKGAWTYGSPKLERYNGISAVEIQGAAAPGKSTGQAMAAMEALAAKLPAGIGYEWTGLSLQERQSGSQAPFLYGISILVVFLCLAALYESWSIPFSVIMVVPLGILGALLAATLRGLENDVFFQVGLLTTVGLSAKNAILIVEFARDLQEGQGMGPVEAALESARQRLRPILMTSLAFILGVLPLAISNGAGSASQHSIGTGVVGGMLTATFLAIFMIPMFFVVVRARFSGEREDPDVALAHYEQHHPEDGNGSGKEGH